The sequence CATATATTCTGTACTGAAGAACAATTGGAGGATGAAATTATAGGTGTTCTTGATTTCGCACTCTTTATGATAGAAACATTTGGATTTAAAAATTACGAAATATTCCTTTCAACAAGACCTGAAAAGTATGTGGGAACACTAAAGCTTTGGGAAAAAGCAACAAATGCTTTGAAAAAGGCATTGGAAGATAGAAACATTCCATACAAGATAGATCCAGGTGAAGGAGTTTTCTATGGCCCAAAGATTGATATAAAATTGAAAGACGCCCTTGATAGACTCTGGCAGGGACCAACAATTCAGGTAGATTTCAACTTACCAGAAAGATTTAATCTAAAGTACATGGGAAGAGATGGGAGAGATCACACCCCTGTCATGATACACAGAGTTGTTCTTGGAAGTATAGAAAGGTTCTTTGGAGCTTTAATTGAAAACTATGCTGGAAATTTCCCACTCTGGCTTTCACCAGTTCAAGTTAAGGTTGTCTCTGTAAATGAAGATGTTGCAGATTATGCAAAAGAGGTGTATAATAAACTTCTTGGTAGTGGTTTCAGAGTGGAACTTGACACTTCAAGTGAGAATCTTCGTGAGAAGATAAAGAACGCTGAAATGGAGAAGATTCCCTATGTTTTAGTTGTTGGAGAAAAGGAGATGAAGGAAGGAAAGGTTTCTTTAAGAAAGAAAGGTAAGGGAAATCTTGGAATGGTTTCCCTTGAACAGTTAATAGAAAAACTTAGAAAGGAGGTAGAGAGCAAAGAGTGAGTTTAGAATCTGAGAGGGGGGTGATTAGCCATTAAAGAGAAGCCCATTAGAGTTAACGAACGCATAAGGGCGAGGACTGTAAGGGTTATTGATCCAGACGGTAAGCAGTTAGGTATTCTTCCCATTAATGAAGCTTTAAGAATCGCTGAAGAGAGGGAGCTTGATCTTGTAGAAGTTGCACCAAATGCATCACCACCAGTATGTAAGATAATGGATTTTGGAAAGTACAAGTACGAACTGAAGAAAAAACAGAAGGAGGCAAAGAAAAAACAGGCATCTTTTGATGTTAAAACAATGGAGTTGAGGCCATTTATAGGAGAAGCTGACCTTGGTTTCAAGTTAAAGAAGGCTAAAAAGTGGCTTGAGGATGGGGATAAGGTAAAGATCCTCATGATATTCAGGGGCAGGGAACTTGTCCACAAGAGTAAAGGGTTTGATGTTGTAAATAGGGTTATTGATGAGCTTTCAGAGCTTGGAATAGTGGAGAGGAAACCTATTTTTCGGGGTAGAAAGATAGAGGCTCTTATGAGCCCAAACAGGAAAAAGGAAGGAGGAAAGAAGAGTGGCGAAGTTAAAACTACCAAAAACAGCAAAGAAGAGGTTTAAAATAACTGGATCTGGGAAGATCCTTAGAAGAAGGTGTGGTCATTCTCACCATCTTGAGAAAAAAACTTCAAGGAAGAAGGTTACTCAGATAAGGCCAAGAGAGGTATCCAAGGATGATGTGGCAAGGGTGAGAAGACTCATTGGTCTTAGATTGAAGAGGAGGTAAAGATGGCAAGGGTAAAAGGTGGTCCAACGACCAGAAGGAGAAGAAAAAAGATTTTAAAGATGGCAAAGGGTTTTAGAGGTGCAGCCTCTGTTAGATATAGAGTTGCAAGAGAACAGGTGGAACATGCTCTCCAATACGCATATGTTGGAAGAAGATTGAAAAAGAGAGAGTTTAGGAGACTGTGGATTACAAGAATAAGTGCTGCACTGGATGGAAAGGGTTTATCATACTCAAGGTTTATCTATGGTTTAAAGAAGGGTGGAGTATCTTTAAACAGAAAGATGCTCTCAGAGATTGCAATTCATGATAAGGAAGCCTTTGATAGGCTAATTGGGATTGCAAAGGAAAATTTAAGTTAAAAGGAGGATGAGATGGAGGAAAGAAAAGAGGAGATGGAAGAGCAGGTGAAAGAGGAAGAGGTGAAAGAGGAAGAAAAGGAAGAGGAAGTTAAGGAAGAGGAGAAGTCTGGAGAAGAGGAGATAAAGAATATCATTAAGGAGATGGAGGCAGAGGAAACAAAAGGAGAGGAGAACGAAGAGAGTCTTAGAAAGATTACAGAGGATTATCTACCAAAGAGGTTGAGAAGAGGTGAGATTATAAAGGCAATAGTGGTTAAGGTTGATGATGATGGAGCACTTGTAAGCATTGGTAGAAAATCAGAAACCTTCATTCCACTTAAAGAATTAACAAGAGCAAAGGTCAGTTCTG is a genomic window of Caldisericia bacterium containing:
- the rplT gene encoding 50S ribosomal protein L20, which encodes MARVKGGPTTRRRRKKILKMAKGFRGAASVRYRVAREQVEHALQYAYVGRRLKKREFRRLWITRISAALDGKGLSYSRFIYGLKKGGVSLNRKMLSEIAIHDKEAFDRLIGIAKENLS
- the infC gene encoding translation initiation factor IF-3; translated protein: MRVNERIRARTVRVIDPDGKQLGILPINEALRIAEERELDLVEVAPNASPPVCKIMDFGKYKYELKKKQKEAKKKQASFDVKTMELRPFIGEADLGFKLKKAKKWLEDGDKVKILMIFRGRELVHKSKGFDVVNRVIDELSELGIVERKPIFRGRKIEALMSPNRKKEGGKKSGEVKTTKNSKEEV
- the rpmI gene encoding 50S ribosomal protein L35 gives rise to the protein MAKLKLPKTAKKRFKITGSGKILRRRCGHSHHLEKKTSRKKVTQIRPREVSKDDVARVRRLIGLRLKRR